The following proteins come from a genomic window of Bactrocera tryoni isolate S06 chromosome 1, CSIRO_BtryS06_freeze2, whole genome shotgun sequence:
- the LOC120782334 gene encoding 5-hydroxytryptamine receptor 1: MASYMQSDVQQLQQQHYCETNTPTKHKYNTCTLPKRFAPSRHPNKTTANNSNNSNIRHKFLLRAQPSPRALRHTLHATVLLLLTLPLSNWLAQASAAATVTATQVRRRSLPNSKPTNPALSVGAGIAYNAPDAAPSVSVSADEFNSSAFSTNLTSITDVISLTSTLSNVSGNGALNGSNQNANSINASYAGAGSGSGSGGGASAALITTSSIWDPMVGAHPTDVSAAATSPSEQGSNEDEFGGEIELPPWQAIIVSIVLLLIIIGTVIGNVLVCIAVCMVRKLRRPCNYLLVSLALSDLCVALLVMPMAMLYEVLDKWNFGPILCDIWVSFDVLCCTASILNLCAISVDRYLAITKPLEYGVKRTPRRMMACVALVWLVAASISLPPLLILGNEHVDEHGTPICIVCQNFAYQIYATLGSFYIPLSVMLFVYYQIFRAARRIVLEEKRAQTHLQHALNGTGSPPGNTDLTVMGSGNGQRHSSYGNTSLTYSTCGGLSAHHTSGSGGAVSGTSGLLGSPHQKKLRFQLAKEKKASTTLGIIMSAFTICWLPFFILALIRPFVESETVHVPPSLASLFLWLGYANSLLNPIIYATLNRDFRKPFQEILYFRCSSLNTMMRENYYQDQYGEPPSQRVMLGDERHGARESFL, from the coding sequence atggcTTCATACATGCAGTCGGACgtccaacaactacaacaacaacactattgCGAAACAAATACACctacaaaacataaatacaaCACATGCACGCTGCCAAAGCGCTTTGCGCCTAGCCGTCACCCAAACAAAACCACCgcaaataatagcaacaacagcaacatacgCCACAAATTCTTACTACGCGCGCAGCCCAGCCCGCGAGCACTGCGCCACACGCTACATGCCACCGTCCTTCTACTGCTCACACTACCGCTTAGCAATTGGCTAGCGCAGGCTTCAGCTGCCGCCACTGTCACCGCTACACAAGTGCGCCGCCGCTCGCTGCCCAACAGCAAGCCCACAAATCCAGCGTTGAGCGTCGGCGCAGGTATTGCGTACAACGCGCCTGACGCGGCGCCATCAGTGAGCGTTAGCGCTGATGAGTTCAATAGCAGCGCATTTAGCACGAACTTAACTTCCATAACCGATGTTATCAGTCTCACGTCAACGTTGTCGAACGTTAGCGGCAATGGCGCGCTGAACGGCAGCAATCAAAATGCAAACAGTATTAACGCGAGTTATGCCGGCGCTGgtagcggcagcggcagcggtgGCGGTGCAAGCGCCGCACTCATCACAACCAGCAGCATTTGGGATCCCATGGTTGGCGCACACCCCACCGACGTTAGCGCCGCCGCAACATCACCGTCGGAGCAGGGATCGAACGAAGACGAGTTCGGCGGCGAAATTGAACTGCCGCCATGGCAAGCGATTATTGTCAGCATTGTGCTGTTGCTCATCATTATCGGCACTGTTATTGGCAATGTGCTGGTCTGCATTGCCGTGTGCATGGTACGTAAGCTGCGGCGCCCCTGCAACTATCTGCTCGTCTCGCTGGCGCTCTCTGATCTCTGTGTCGCGCTGCTGGTCATGCCGATGGCTATGCTGTATGAGGTGTTGGACAAGTGGAATTTCGGTCCCATACTGTGCGACATTTGGGTGTCGTTTGATGTACTCTGCTGCACTGCCTCCATATTGAATTTGTGCGCCATCTCGGTGGATCGCTATTTGGCCATTACAAAGCCGCTAGAGTATGGCGTCAAGCGTACACCGCGTCGCATGATGGCTTGCGTTGCGCTCGTATGGCTGGTGGCCGCGAGCATTTCGCTGCCGCCACTGCTCATACTGGGCAACGAGCATGTAGACGAGCACGGCACACCCATCTGTATTGTCTGTCAGAATTTTGCATATCAAATTTATGCAACACTCGGTTCCTTTTATATACCGCTCTCTGTGATGCTCTTTGTGTACTATCAAATATTCCGCGCCGCCAGGCGTATAGTGCTCGAGGAGAAGCGCGCACAAACGCATTTGCAGCATGCACTCAATGGCACCGGCTCGCCACCCGGCAATACCGACTTAACGGTGATGGGTAGCGGCAATGGACAGCGCCACAGCAGCTATGGCAACACCTCGCTCACATACTCCACTTGTGGCGGCCTGAGTGCGCATCACACTAGCGGCAGTGGCGGCGCTGTGAGTGGCACTAGCGGCCTGCTCGGTTCACCGCATCAAAAGAAGCTGCGTTTTCAATTAGCCAAAGAGAAGAAAGCTTCCACTACGTTGGGCATAATTATGTCGGCGTTCACCATTTGCTGGCTTCCATTCTTTATACTCGCACTGATACGACCCTTTGTCGAATCGGAAACGGTGCATGTGCCGCCGTCGCTCGCTTCACTCTTCCTCTGGTTGGGCTATGCCAACTCATTGCTCAATCCCATCATTTATGCCACACTGAATAGGGATTTCCGCAAACCCTTCCAGGAGATACTCTATTTCCGCTGCTCGAGTCTCAATACAATGATGCGTGAAAACTACTACCAGGATCAGTATGGCGAGCCGCCGTCGCAGCGTGTGATGTTGGGCGATGAGCGACATGGCGCGCGGGAGAGTTTCCTCTGA